The following DNA comes from Terriglobales bacterium.
ACCCACAGCAAGCTCAAAACGGGAACTTTCGATGATGCAGTCTCGTAATAGTCGGAGTGAGACGAACGCAGATTGCCCTTCTTTGGTTGACCTTTTCCATAGTGAGTTTTGCACAGACCGACGAGCACATATCTAAGCTCGAAACGAACTGCTCCCCGTCCTCGCCCAGGCTCCTGATCCTTGGCACATACCACATGGATAATCCCGGCCAGGACAAATTCAATGTCGATGCGGACGACGTCCTCGCCCCGAAGCGACAGAAGGAAATCGTCGACGTTCTCGATAAAGTTGCCGCTTATGGTCCAACCAAGATTGCCCTCGAGGCTGACTACAAAACGCAGGCGATGACGCGCGAGTATGCTGATTTTCTAAAAAGGAAGTACCAACTAGCACGCGACGAGCGCAACCAGATTGGCTTCGCCCTGGCCAAACGTCTTGGACACACCTCTATATACCCAGTCGACTTCCCAATGTGGATGGATGGACGCGTACCAGCCGAGATCGGAAGCCCCAAACCGAAGCCCTCATCGGTCTCTAAGGAAGAAGCTTCCAACTCGAAAGAAGAACCGCCGGCGATCTTTCAAGAATCGGAACGGCTAATGAAAACCTCCACGGTTCTGGAATACCTGCGATTCCTGAACAGCGACCGATACATCCAGTCCGACTCCGTGCTCTACATGTCGTTGCTCAAGCCCGCCCCCTACAGCGATTCCCTGTACGGCAACGCCGACCTTCTCACCAACTGGTATAAGCGCAATTTCCGTATCTTCACCAACATCAATCGAATTGCCGAGCCCAATGACCGCATCCTGCTGCTAATTGGAG
Coding sequences within:
- a CDS encoding DUF5694 domain-containing protein, whose protein sequence is MDNPGQDKFNVDADDVLAPKRQKEIVDVLDKVAAYGPTKIALEADYKTQAMTREYADFLKRKYQLARDERNQIGFALAKRLGHTSIYPVDFPMWMDGRVPAEIGSPKPKPSSVSKEEASNSKEEPPAIFQESERLMKTSTVLEYLRFLNSDRYIQSDSVLYMSLLKPAPYSDSLYGNADLLTNWYKRNFRIFTNINRIAEPNDRILLLIGAGHQKILRDLAAESPDICLLDTEAYLR